From Patescibacteria group bacterium, a single genomic window includes:
- a CDS encoding class I SAM-dependent methyltransferase encodes MNCVNCETQMEPYFIKRNFEIVRCPRCNLMAVVNAGEDLSKCYTEGYFKGDTTLDGYMDYDLDKEVSRKTYINILDILSDHLQKQNDISLFEVGCATGFFMDLARGRGWQTEGMDISDYAAAKAVEKGLSVTAGSFENFLPAKKYHAVVMQDLIEHVKDPVGVIKKAGEMLEQNGLLTLTTPDAGSLWARVMGKRWHAFVPPQHLFYFSATNISKMLEKSGFKIIYASHHGKWFTVPYILRLLYSWTGAGMFSRFASWTAKSFVKGCAIPINVGDTLFLVARKM; translated from the coding sequence ATGAATTGCGTGAATTGCGAAACACAAATGGAGCCGTATTTTATCAAGAGAAATTTTGAAATTGTCCGTTGTCCGCGGTGTAATCTTATGGCTGTGGTAAATGCCGGCGAAGATTTAAGTAAGTGTTACACCGAGGGTTACTTTAAGGGGGATACAACCTTGGACGGATACATGGATTATGATCTGGATAAGGAAGTAAGCAGAAAAACTTATATTAATATTCTTGATATATTAAGTGATCATCTTCAGAAACAAAACGATATTTCTTTATTTGAAGTCGGTTGCGCGACCGGATTTTTTATGGACCTGGCCAGAGGCAGGGGCTGGCAGACCGAGGGCATGGACATTTCCGATTACGCCGCGGCTAAGGCCGTAGAAAAGGGGTTGTCCGTGACTGCCGGATCATTTGAAAATTTTTTGCCGGCAAAAAAGTATCACGCCGTGGTTATGCAGGATTTGATTGAACACGTTAAAGATCCGGTCGGGGTAATCAAAAAGGCGGGAGAGATGCTTGAGCAAAACGGGCTTCTGACCTTGACTACGCCTGATGCCGGCAGTTTGTGGGCACGAGTTATGGGAAAACGCTGGCATGCCTTTGTTCCGCCTCAGCATTTGTTTTATTTCTCCGCTACAAATATTTCAAAAATGCTGGAGAAAAGCGGTTTTAAAATTATTTATGCGTCCCATCACGGTAAGTGGTTTACCGTCCCTTATATTTTAAGATTACTGTACAGCTGGACAGGCGCGGGTATGTTTTCAAGATTTGCGAGTTGGACCGCTAAAAGTTTTGTCAAAGGTTGTGCTATACCGATTAATGTCGGGGATACCTTATTTTTGGTGGCTAGAAAGATGTAA
- a CDS encoding glycosyltransferase, whose product MVKVSIIIPTYNEAKNLPPLVEEIFSHIDRARVDLEIIFVDDNSPDGTGQVAEELAQKYPVKVVHRSGKLGLGSAVREGFSHSDRPLLGVMDADLSHDPAEIGKMIDLLNDYDLVLASRFQKGSVVEQWKWWRKIISRIGVGITYILTGVKDPLSGFFFLRRGVIEGVELDTKGYKILLEILVKGNQKKVKEVPFRFRIRKFSTSKLDSSEYGLFLKQILIYSWYKIKKNWLFWLIVIFAAGLLFFRVSYRTFWMDETMVLNYFKDSLGGFLSDYWVKPDNHPPLYYFLVLLFSKILPWSELTVRLVSILSGLGIVALVYVFTKRVTQNKNLALVTAFFTAFSSYFVLISQMARYHGLAAFFSLLCFYFFYRLYFEGYDRRTLIWYLITLVLVGYSDYPHFVYVALITNVLFLYRLIRKKSITSFWRWVIGQLIAAAACLPLVWMIYQRVAVQGDGGWDKVNLLANSWLSLTAGVFFHIYSFFFGENILPWNFVIFGLGCVVLGAIIYGLIYGVSKKNIGKPQMFIILLSVALVIINTLFMNKADPRYNFIVYPKFGFVAFPLFIMSFVFCLNSLRSRGAKLLFYALWVVVAAMGLINFYQAKNYLNASYFRTFAVFDFVRDHSRKGQYLATGPDASEGLYNFYKQKYFSDLLPVQFEKVESQPKGVQIWYFTTASDATGEAMGTDTKIPPGYKILERYDSVPLDPTLAKLREKILHYPSYIYKYTVFLLEKI is encoded by the coding sequence ATTGGGTTTGGGCAGCGCGGTGAGAGAAGGATTTAGCCATAGCGACCGGCCGCTTTTGGGGGTGATGGATGCGGATTTGAGCCATGACCCGGCGGAGATCGGCAAAATGATAGATTTGTTAAATGATTATGATCTTGTTCTGGCAAGCCGATTTCAAAAGGGGAGCGTGGTAGAACAGTGGAAGTGGTGGCGAAAGATAATTTCCCGAATTGGAGTTGGTATCACTTATATTTTGACCGGAGTCAAGGACCCGCTTAGTGGCTTCTTCTTTTTGCGCCGGGGAGTGATTGAAGGAGTTGAACTTGATACAAAGGGTTATAAAATTTTACTGGAGATTTTGGTCAAAGGAAATCAAAAAAAAGTAAAGGAAGTTCCTTTTCGTTTCCGCATCAGAAAGTTTTCCACCTCGAAATTGGATTCCAGCGAATATGGATTGTTTTTAAAACAGATCCTCATTTACAGCTGGTATAAAATCAAAAAAAATTGGTTGTTCTGGCTGATAGTGATTTTCGCGGCCGGATTATTATTTTTCCGCGTCAGCTATCGGACTTTTTGGATGGATGAAACCATGGTTTTAAATTATTTTAAAGATTCGCTGGGAGGATTTTTGTCTGATTATTGGGTGAAGCCCGACAATCATCCGCCCCTGTATTATTTTTTGGTTTTATTGTTTAGTAAAATATTACCCTGGAGCGAACTGACCGTGCGTTTGGTTTCAATTTTATCGGGATTGGGAATTGTGGCGCTGGTTTACGTTTTTACCAAGCGCGTGACGCAAAATAAAAATCTTGCTTTGGTCACCGCGTTTTTTACCGCCTTTTCATCTTACTTCGTATTAATCTCCCAGATGGCGCGTTATCACGGTCTGGCCGCATTTTTTTCTTTATTATGTTTTTATTTTTTTTACCGGCTTTATTTTGAAGGGTATGACCGGCGGACTTTGATTTGGTATTTGATTACTTTGGTTTTAGTTGGGTATAGCGATTATCCGCATTTTGTTTATGTCGCTTTGATTACCAATGTTTTGTTCCTGTATCGCCTAATTCGTAAAAAATCCATCACTTCATTTTGGCGATGGGTTATTGGCCAGTTGATTGCGGCCGCGGCTTGTTTACCCTTGGTCTGGATGATTTATCAACGCGTTGCAGTTCAGGGCGATGGCGGATGGGACAAAGTGAACTTATTAGCCAATTCCTGGCTAAGCCTAACAGCCGGAGTATTTTTTCATATTTACAGTTTCTTTTTCGGTGAAAATATTTTGCCATGGAATTTTGTCATTTTTGGATTGGGATGTGTTGTCTTGGGGGCTATAATTTACGGATTAATCTACGGCGTGAGTAAAAAAAATATCGGCAAACCGCAGATGTTTATAATCCTGCTCTCGGTGGCTTTGGTAATTATCAATACTTTATTCATGAACAAAGCCGACCCGCGCTACAACTTTATCGTTTATCCGAAGTTCGGGTTCGTGGCCTTTCCGCTTTTTATAATGTCGTTTGTTTTTTGTCTAAATAGTTTGCGTTCGCGTGGAGCCAAGCTGTTGTTTTATGCACTGTGGGTGGTAGTGGCCGCCATGGGGCTGATAAATTTTTATCAGGCGAAAAATTATTTAAACGCCAGTTATTTCCGGACGTTTGCGGTATTTGATTTTGTGCGCGATCATTCTCGCAAAGGCCAATACTTGGCGACCGGTCCGGATGCCAGCGAAGGTTTATATAATTTTTATAAACAAAAATATTTCAGCGATTTATTGCCTGTGCAATTTGAAAAAGTTGAATCCCAACCAAAAGGAGTGCAGATTTGGTATTTTACGACCGCTTCTGACGCTACCGGTGAAGCCATGGGCACTGATACCAAAATTCCACCCGGGTACAAAATTCTGGAGAGATATGACAGTGTGCCTCTTGATCCGACCTTGGCGAAATTACGGGAAAAAATTCTTCATTATCCCAGCTATATTTATAAGTATACCGTTTTTTTGTTGGAGAAAATATGA
- a CDS encoding nucleotide sugar dehydrogenase yields MTESTKAPKNICVVGLGYVGLTLSVVLAEKGFRVYGSTNDEGLAERLRNGMPHFHERGLDVLLKKFVNKNLFISAAIPEDVPMDVFIISVGTPLDKITKKPIINHIESAVTDVAKRLRPGNLVVLRSTVPVGLTRSYVLPILQKYQPERFYLAFAPERTIEGKALSELKFLPQVIGALDEDSLNLASEIFIQVTKTIIRVSSLETAEMIKILDNSFRDLTFAFANEMGMVARKLGLNAVELIEAANFGYSRTNVPVPGFVGGACLEKDPHILVDFATAAGYTPRLVSMAREVNESLPAFTAGLMKSHLAAHSKDITRAKIFISGLAFKGRPETDDLRGSPTVDFLNCIKEAGAQNIFGHDFVVKREAIAGLGITPCTLEEGLRGADCVLFMNNHEGYDSFDYERFLPYLNPNAFFFDGWHLFSPEIVKSYNIAYEGLGAR; encoded by the coding sequence ATGACAGAATCAACTAAAGCGCCAAAAAATATTTGTGTAGTGGGTCTGGGTTACGTGGGTCTTACTTTATCCGTTGTCTTGGCGGAAAAAGGGTTCCGTGTTTATGGCAGTACCAATGACGAAGGTCTCGCGGAAAGACTTAGAAACGGCATGCCCCACTTTCACGAACGGGGTCTTGACGTGCTTCTAAAAAAGTTTGTCAACAAAAATCTGTTTATCTCGGCGGCCATACCAGAAGACGTGCCGATGGATGTCTTTATCATTTCAGTAGGGACGCCCCTTGATAAGATTACCAAAAAACCTATCATTAACCATATTGAAAGCGCCGTAACGGATGTCGCCAAGCGTCTGCGGCCGGGGAATCTCGTGGTCTTGCGCAGCACGGTTCCGGTCGGGCTTACCAGAAGCTACGTGTTGCCGATTTTGCAGAAATATCAACCAGAGCGATTTTATTTGGCCTTCGCGCCTGAGCGCACCATTGAAGGAAAAGCGCTTTCGGAGTTAAAATTTTTACCACAAGTAATCGGAGCCCTGGACGAGGATAGCTTAAACTTAGCTTCGGAAATTTTTATTCAAGTTACTAAAACCATTATCCGGGTTTCGTCTCTGGAAACGGCGGAGATGATTAAAATTTTGGATAATTCCTTCCGGGATCTGACCTTCGCTTTCGCGAATGAGATGGGAATGGTTGCCCGAAAGCTCGGACTCAATGCTGTAGAACTTATTGAAGCAGCCAATTTTGGGTACTCCAGAACAAACGTTCCAGTTCCAGGATTTGTAGGAGGGGCTTGTTTGGAAAAGGATCCACATATTCTTGTTGATTTCGCAACGGCAGCCGGTTACACGCCTCGTTTAGTTTCTATGGCACGGGAGGTCAATGAATCTCTGCCTGCGTTTACGGCGGGTCTCATGAAATCTCATTTAGCTGCTCACAGCAAGGATATAACGCGCGCAAAAATTTTCATTTCCGGTCTCGCCTTCAAGGGTAGACCGGAAACCGACGATTTGAGGGGCTCTCCGACAGTGGATTTTCTAAATTGTATCAAGGAAGCCGGCGCACAAAACATATTCGGTCATGATTTTGTAGTTAAACGGGAAGCGATTGCCGGTTTGGGAATCACACCCTGCACTCTGGAGGAAGGGTTACGCGGCGCCGACTGTGTCCTCTTCATGAATAATCACGAGGGGTATGACAGTTTTGATTACGAAAGATTTCTTCCATATTTAAATCCCAACGCATTCTTTTTTGATGGTTGGCATTTGTTCAGTCCGGAAATTGTTAAATCTTATAACATCGCGTATGAAGGACTTGGGGCCAGGTAA